The genomic window ACGGTCTCGGCCACGAACAGACGGGTGCGGCCGAGGTCGATGTCACGCATTCACGTCGACCCGTCTCATCGAGGGCATCGAGGCGGGATGGTAAGGCTGTTCACCTCGGTGGCGATGGCGGCCGAACAGTCGACCAGCGGGCTGGCCCGCGCTGTGCCGGGGTGTTCGGCGAGGTGGCGGCGCCACCCACTAGCGACTTCGGGACAAACCTACTCGCGGCCCTCGGGTTCGTAGCGCGGACCGAGGAGGGCGATGGCGGTCTCCACGGCCACCTCGACGAGGTCGGAGACGTCCTCGCCGTCCTCCACGGCGGAGGCGATGAGTTCGCGGTAGCCCCCATACAGGATGGTGGCGGTCCGGCGGGTCGCTCGGTGCACGCCGGGCGCTCCGAACTCCGGTGTGGCGGTGAGGTTTTGGATCAGGCCGACGAACGCGTCGGCGGCCTCGCGGTGCAGTCGCCGCGCGTCCTCGCCCAGCGCCGGTGTGTCGCGGATCCAGGCGAGGGTGATCGTCCGGTCGGTCTTCGACGCGTCGATCCATGCCTCGATGGCCTGGCGGACCTGTGTTCGCCACGGCGCCCGCGGATCGACGGCGTCGTAGATCCGCTGGATCGTCTCGTTGTTCCGTTCGGTCAGCAGCGCGATGAAGCAGTCCTGCTTGCTGGTGAAGTGCTCGTAGAAGGTGCGCCGCGAGGTGCGCGCGGCCCGGACCACGTCGGCCACCGTGGCGTCGCGGTACCCGCGCTCGCGAATCGCCTCCGCCATCGCGTCGAGCAGCCTGCGGCGGAAACCGGATTCCGGCGCGGTCTCGGCGGCGGTCGTGGTGGCGGGCTCGGCGCGGGTCACATCGACCAGGTTAGTGACCGCCCGGCTCCGCGAGCACGTCGGATCCGGCGCGGTGCCGCGTCGCTCGGGCGAAGCGGAGGGTGCCGTCGTCGATCCGGCCGTGCCGCAGGGTGAGCACGTCCTGGGCGTAGTTCATGCCGAGCCGCCACGGCGCTCGCGATCCCGCCTTCGGGAACCGGTCCAGCGAACGCAGGACGTAACCGGCCTGGAAGTCCAGCAACGGCCTGGCGTCGATCGCCGGGTCGGGCACTGGAACGCAGTAGTCGTAGCTGTGCGCGTCCATGTGCCGCAACAGCCGGCAGACGTATTCGGCGACCAGATCGGCCTTCAACGTCCACGAGGCGTTCGTGTAGCCGATGGTGAACGCGAAATTCGGCACCCCGCCGAGCATCATGCCCTTGTAGGCCATCGTCTCCGGCAGCGGGACCTCCCGCCCGTCGACGGCCAGCCGGATGCCCCCGAGCGCGAGCAATCGCAGACCCGTCGCGGTCACCACGATGTCGGCCTCGATCTCGGCGCCGGAGGCCAGCCGCAGCCCGCGTTCGGTGAACCGGTCGATCCGGTCGGTGACCACCGACGCGCTGCCGTCGCCGATCGCCCGGAACAGATCGGCGTCCGGCACCAGGCACAGCCGTTGATCCCACGGGCCGTAGGCCGGGTTGAAGTGGACGTCCACCTCGTAGCCCTCGGGCAACTGCTTGATCGTCTGCTCGCGGATGAACTTGCGCATCATCGCGGGCCGCCGCTGGCTGAGCTGGTAGATGAGCGTGCTGATGAGCACGTTCTTCCATCGGGTGACGGCGTAGGCGCGGCGCGGCCCGAGGAGCGCGCGCAAGCGGGTGGCCACGGCGTCCACGGTCGGGGCGGACAGGATATAGGTGGGCGAACGCTGCAGCATGGTGACGTGGGCCGCGTCGCGCGCCAGGGCGGGGACCAGCGTCACCGCCGTCGCGCCGCTCCCGATCACGACGACGCGCCGACCCGCGTGATCGAGATCGTCGGGCCAGTGCTGCGGGTGCACCACGCGGCCGCCGAAGTCCTCGATACCGTCGAACTCGGGGGTATAGCCGCGGTCGTAGTGGTAGTAGCCGCCGCAGACGTAGAGATACGAGCACGTCATGGTGACCGTCGCGGCCGCGTGCTCGACGGTGAGCGTCCAGCGCGCCGTCCCGCTGTCCCAGGACGCGTCGACGACCTTGTGCCCGAAGCGGATTCGCCGGTCGATGCCCGCCTCGGTCGCCGTCGCGCGCACGTAGTCGAGTATGGCCGGTCCATCGGCGATCGCCTTGGCGTCGGTCCACGGACGGAACCGGTAGCCGAGGGTGTGCATGTCCGAATCCGATCGAACGCCCGGATAGCGGAACAGATCCCAGGTGCCACCGATCGTCTCGCGCGCCTCCAGCACGAGGTAGGTCCGGTCGGGGAGAGCCGTCTGCAAGTGGTGGGCGGCGCCGATGCCGGAGAGGCCGGCGCCGACGATCACCACGTCGAGATGTTCGCTCATGCTTGCGCCTCACTGGCGCTCGGCTCCGGCCTGCGTGCGGCGCGACCCCTGGCCCGTAGGCGACGTTCCAGCGCCGCGATCACGGCGTAGTAGTGGGTGGGCGTGATCCGCGCCAGCGCGTCGAAGAGGTAGGCGTCCGGCCCGACGAGGATGCGCGCCTTGCCCTGTTCGACGCCCCGGATGATGATGTCGGCCGCCTTCTCTGGCGAGGTCAGGGTGACCGCTTCGAAATCGGCCGCCATCTGCTCCTTGCTGCGCCCGAGGCCCTCGGGATCCTTGCGCACCCTGGCATTTCGCGCGATGTTCGTGGTGATGCCGCCGGGGTGCACGTTCACCGCCGAGACGCCGGTGCCCCGAAGTTCCTGGCGCAGTGCGTCGGTGAAGCCGCGCACCGCGAATTTCGCCGCGCAGTAGGCGCTTTGGTTCGGCATGCCGACCAATCCGAACACACTCGACGTATTGACGATCACGCCGCTGTCCTGCTCGACGAGCAGCGGCAGGAAGGCGCGCGTCCCGTTGACCACACCGTCGAAGTTGATCTGGCGCAACCACTCGTCGTCCTCGGCGTTCGCGTCGAGCACCGACGCGGAGACCGCGACCCCCGCGTTGTTGAACACCGCGGCCAAGGGCGCGGTCAGCCAGTCCCGCACCTCGTCGGCGAACGCGCGCTGATCGGCCGCGTCGCGGATGTCGAGCACCCGGGTCAGCACAGGACCGGCGAGCGAGGCGGCGGTCTCCTTCAGTCCCGCCGCGTCGATGTCGGCGATGGCCACCGGCGACCCGCGGCGGGAAAGATGCTGGGCGAGTGCGCGTCCGATGCCGGAGGCGGCGCCGGTGATCATCGCCGGGTGACCGGACAGGGGCTTAGCGGTTCGGGGCATCGGTGCTCCTGGTGGCTGCGGTGCGGATGTGATCGTCGATGAGTTCGGCGAGCGTCGGCCAAACGCCCTCGGGCAGATCGTGACCCAGGCCGGTCAGTGTGTGCAGGCGCGCGCCCGCGATGGCGCGGGCGGTGACGGCGCCGCCGGTCGGCGCCACCATGAGGTCGCGATCGCCGTGCAGCACCAGTGTCGGCGCGGTCACCGCGCGGAGTTCGCGAGTCCGGTCGCCGGACTTCAGGATTCCCGCGAGCTGGCGGCCGACGCCCGCGGCGGGCAGCGGGTCGCGATCCCACACGAGCGCCGCCGCCGCGCGCACCGCCGCCTCGTCGAACGGATAGCCCGCGGACGCGATGTGCCGGTACATGCGGACGGCGGCGTCCACGTGCTCGGCGCGGGTGCGCGGTGGTTTTC from Nocardia bhagyanarayanae includes these protein-coding regions:
- a CDS encoding TetR/AcrR family transcriptional regulator, with the translated sequence MTRAEPATTTAAETAPESGFRRRLLDAMAEAIRERGYRDATVADVVRAARTSRRTFYEHFTSKQDCFIALLTERNNETIQRIYDAVDPRAPWRTQVRQAIEAWIDASKTDRTITLAWIRDTPALGEDARRLHREAADAFVGLIQNLTATPEFGAPGVHRATRRTATILYGGYRELIASAVEDGEDVSDLVEVAVETAIALLGPRYEPEGRE
- a CDS encoding flavin-containing monooxygenase; amino-acid sequence: MSEHLDVVIVGAGLSGIGAAHHLQTALPDRTYLVLEARETIGGTWDLFRYPGVRSDSDMHTLGYRFRPWTDAKAIADGPAILDYVRATATEAGIDRRIRFGHKVVDASWDSGTARWTLTVEHAAATVTMTCSYLYVCGGYYHYDRGYTPEFDGIEDFGGRVVHPQHWPDDLDHAGRRVVVIGSGATAVTLVPALARDAAHVTMLQRSPTYILSAPTVDAVATRLRALLGPRRAYAVTRWKNVLISTLIYQLSQRRPAMMRKFIREQTIKQLPEGYEVDVHFNPAYGPWDQRLCLVPDADLFRAIGDGSASVVTDRIDRFTERGLRLASGAEIEADIVVTATGLRLLALGGIRLAVDGREVPLPETMAYKGMMLGGVPNFAFTIGYTNASWTLKADLVAEYVCRLLRHMDAHSYDYCVPVPDPAIDARPLLDFQAGYVLRSLDRFPKAGSRAPWRLGMNYAQDVLTLRHGRIDDGTLRFARATRHRAGSDVLAEPGGH
- a CDS encoding SDR family NAD(P)-dependent oxidoreductase produces the protein MPRTAKPLSGHPAMITGAASGIGRALAQHLSRRGSPVAIADIDAAGLKETAASLAGPVLTRVLDIRDAADQRAFADEVRDWLTAPLAAVFNNAGVAVSASVLDANAEDDEWLRQINFDGVVNGTRAFLPLLVEQDSGVIVNTSSVFGLVGMPNQSAYCAAKFAVRGFTDALRQELRGTGVSAVNVHPGGITTNIARNARVRKDPEGLGRSKEQMAADFEAVTLTSPEKAADIIIRGVEQGKARILVGPDAYLFDALARITPTHYYAVIAALERRLRARGRAARRPEPSASEAQA